In the genome of Bacillus sp. S3, one region contains:
- a CDS encoding glycoside hydrolase family 31 protein, with amino-acid sequence MKIKMLEREYWYGGYVHEGIIEPIGEEDFREIDLRINQTPNQSMPLFLSTKGRYLWWDKGFVVTFNRGMIEIDKDIVVGEGYQNIKGAYLSAMSKYFPFTMNGLNMELFRSPIYNSWIELTFNQNEKDILTYAEDIIANGLPAGVLMIDDGWSDYYGKWTFNKEKFPNPKEMIQKLHDQGFHVMLWLSPFITPDTVEYRETRDKQLLVRNKDGKPFITEWWNGHSAVLDFSNPDTIVWMNEQLGRLCDLGVDGFKFDGGDSIYYKEDNETYGNVTPDEQSLLWAKFGEKYSFNEYRVTFKAGGMSLLQRLCDKEHSWGDSGIKALIPNSLLQGITGHPFSCPDMIGGGEYLNFLHLSEGALDPELFVRHSEIACLMPSMQFSAAPYRVLDKTHFEHILRSVQTRKNYQDIIEQLVLHAKETGEPIIRYMIYEFPDEPVEKIVDQFMLGSHILVAPVSEKGAAGKDVYVPKGDWKYGEELIHSLGEYRAFSSTQGIPIILERA; translated from the coding sequence ATGAAAATAAAGATGTTGGAACGTGAATATTGGTACGGTGGTTACGTACATGAAGGAATAATCGAGCCTATTGGAGAGGAAGATTTTCGTGAGATTGATTTACGGATTAATCAGACACCCAATCAATCCATGCCGTTATTTCTGTCAACGAAAGGCCGATATCTATGGTGGGATAAGGGATTTGTTGTTACATTTAATCGAGGAATGATTGAGATTGATAAGGACATAGTGGTAGGTGAAGGATACCAGAATATAAAGGGTGCTTATTTAAGTGCGATGTCAAAGTATTTTCCTTTTACTATGAATGGACTCAATATGGAATTATTTCGATCCCCAATTTATAATAGCTGGATTGAGCTGACATTTAATCAAAATGAAAAGGATATCTTAACATACGCGGAGGATATTATAGCCAATGGTTTACCTGCAGGCGTCCTCATGATTGATGATGGCTGGTCAGACTACTATGGGAAATGGACGTTTAATAAGGAGAAATTTCCAAATCCAAAAGAAATGATTCAAAAGCTTCATGACCAAGGATTTCATGTGATGCTTTGGCTTAGTCCTTTTATAACTCCTGATACTGTAGAGTACCGGGAGACTAGGGATAAACAATTACTTGTCAGAAATAAAGATGGGAAACCATTTATCACGGAATGGTGGAATGGCCATTCGGCAGTTTTGGATTTTTCAAATCCTGACACGATTGTATGGATGAACGAACAATTAGGCCGTTTGTGTGATTTAGGTGTAGATGGGTTTAAGTTTGATGGCGGCGATAGCATTTATTACAAGGAAGATAATGAGACGTACGGAAATGTTACACCGGATGAACAGTCTTTATTATGGGCAAAGTTTGGTGAGAAATATTCATTTAATGAATACCGGGTCACCTTTAAGGCAGGGGGCATGTCCTTACTTCAGCGGTTATGTGATAAAGAGCATTCATGGGGAGATTCAGGAATTAAAGCGTTAATCCCAAATAGTCTCTTACAAGGAATTACGGGTCATCCGTTTAGCTGTCCAGATATGATCGGCGGGGGCGAATACCTTAATTTCCTTCATCTCTCCGAAGGGGCATTAGACCCCGAACTTTTTGTAAGGCACAGTGAAATTGCTTGTCTGATGCCATCCATGCAGTTCTCTGCAGCACCTTATCGAGTGCTGGACAAGACTCATTTTGAACATATACTCCGAAGCGTTCAAACACGAAAGAACTATCAAGATATTATTGAACAGTTGGTTTTACATGCAAAAGAAACAGGAGAACCTATTATTCGTTATATGATATATGAATTCCCTGATGAGCCGGTTGAAAAGATTGTCGATCAGTTTATGCTCGGAAGTCATATTCTTGTCGCACCTGTTAGTGAAAAAGGGGCAGCAGGAAAGGATGTATACGTGCCGAAAGGCGATTGGAAATATGGAGAAGAATTGATCCATAGTTTAGGAGAATATCGTGCCTTTTCCAGTACACAGGGAATACCGATTATTCTTGAAAGGGCATAG
- a CDS encoding ABC transporter substrate-binding protein has translation MKGKAISLLLCASMVAGSLVGCSSKSETNKKVEGEKVVKLRVMGYNAESTRATYLKLLDEKLPNVEINFEFVPLDNFNNVLNSQLQAGEGPDIIEVGGEAKLLAKANYLLDLTDKEFSSKYVEPGLKPYSIDGKVYATPLQSWFEGIFYNKAIFKENNIEVPKTWDEFVSISKELSKNGVKPQVMGAQSWEPMMKQSIGLVNNEFYADKENKDFDDKFNEGKAKLAEEWLASVKEWSRVIDEKILTKDMLGLSYDQALDQFATGKAAMWESGPWAVQTILEKNPDMELGMFPIPGKKEGDGWLIGGPGSALAINAKSKHIDEALKVLEVTATEEAQKALVKDNAGSSFLKGVEVDLGDIYQDSEGAFKAGNVYAPWTAVWTSGNPVVEAYGKSLQEVLAGTKTVKQALQDADDTNDNLRKTLQ, from the coding sequence ATGAAGGGGAAAGCGATTTCATTGCTGCTGTGTGCTTCTATGGTAGCAGGCAGTTTAGTAGGTTGTTCAAGTAAATCAGAAACAAATAAGAAGGTTGAAGGAGAAAAGGTCGTAAAACTTCGGGTGATGGGGTATAACGCCGAGTCTACAAGAGCGACATATTTAAAATTATTAGACGAGAAGCTGCCGAATGTTGAGATCAATTTTGAGTTTGTGCCACTTGACAATTTTAACAATGTCTTGAATTCACAGCTCCAGGCCGGGGAAGGCCCAGACATCATTGAAGTAGGCGGGGAAGCAAAGCTCTTAGCAAAAGCGAATTACCTATTGGATTTGACAGATAAAGAATTTTCATCAAAGTATGTGGAACCAGGTCTTAAGCCATATTCAATAGATGGAAAGGTTTATGCAACACCATTACAATCTTGGTTTGAAGGAATCTTCTATAATAAGGCGATCTTTAAAGAAAATAATATTGAAGTACCAAAGACGTGGGATGAATTCGTTTCTATTAGTAAAGAGTTATCTAAAAATGGGGTTAAACCACAGGTTATGGGTGCTCAATCTTGGGAACCAATGATGAAACAGAGTATTGGTCTAGTTAACAATGAGTTTTATGCAGATAAAGAAAATAAAGATTTTGATGATAAGTTTAACGAGGGCAAAGCAAAATTAGCAGAAGAATGGCTAGCATCTGTAAAAGAGTGGTCTAGGGTCATAGACGAAAAAATATTGACAAAAGATATGCTGGGGCTTAGCTATGATCAGGCATTAGATCAATTTGCAACAGGAAAAGCAGCAATGTGGGAAAGTGGTCCATGGGCAGTACAAACCATCCTTGAGAAAAATCCAGATATGGAGCTAGGAATGTTTCCAATCCCAGGTAAAAAAGAGGGCGATGGCTGGCTGATTGGCGGACCTGGTTCTGCTTTGGCCATTAATGCTAAGTCAAAACACATTGATGAAGCACTAAAAGTATTAGAAGTAACAGCAACAGAAGAGGCACAGAAGGCACTTGTAAAAGATAATGCCGGCAGTTCCTTCCTAAAAGGTGTTGAAGTAGATTTAGGTGATATCTATCAGGATAGTGAAGGTGCCTTTAAAGCAGGGAATGTATACGCTCCATGGACAGCAGTTTGGACCTCCGGGAACCCAGTAGTTGAAGCTTATGGGAAATCCTTGCAAGAGGTGTTGGCTGGTACAAAGACGGTAAAACAAGCACTGCAGGATGCGGATGATACCAATGACAATTTAAGAAAGACGTTACAATAA
- a CDS encoding carbohydrate ABC transporter permease, translating to MYSKQRERIFMLMILPAFIGFMFLFIVPTAMSFFYSFTNWSVYNTTLQFTGLDNYKLLFQDTKTVAAIKHTLQYAVLITILQNVIAILLAVFLNKKTAGANFVKSVVFLPAVLSILVVGFLFQYIMTSADYGLLNNMIQFFGGNPVNWLGDSKIALYSVLGTQVWQWAGWSMVIYIANLKSIDSALYEAAEIDGAGKIRKFFSVTLPLLYPAVSFNVLMSLIGGMKVFDVIFAMTKGGPGYATETIMTTLIREGFNSGRNAYASALAVVFFIAVFVLSRIVITFLNKWERKIS from the coding sequence ATGTACAGCAAGCAACGAGAACGGATCTTTATGTTGATGATCCTTCCAGCATTTATTGGATTTATGTTTCTTTTTATTGTACCTACGGCGATGAGTTTTTTCTATAGTTTTACAAATTGGTCTGTGTATAATACGACACTTCAATTTACTGGATTGGATAATTACAAGCTTCTTTTTCAAGATACAAAAACAGTCGCCGCCATCAAACATACCTTGCAGTATGCTGTATTAATTACCATTTTGCAAAATGTTATTGCGATCTTACTAGCGGTATTTTTGAATAAAAAAACGGCAGGAGCCAATTTTGTAAAATCAGTCGTCTTTTTACCGGCTGTACTAAGCATTTTAGTTGTTGGTTTCCTATTTCAGTATATTATGACTTCGGCAGATTACGGGTTATTGAATAATATGATTCAATTTTTTGGTGGAAATCCAGTGAATTGGCTGGGAGATTCAAAGATTGCGTTATATTCCGTTTTAGGAACCCAAGTATGGCAATGGGCCGGATGGTCGATGGTCATTTATATAGCAAACTTAAAAAGTATTGATTCTGCTCTTTACGAAGCAGCAGAGATTGATGGGGCAGGGAAGATCAGGAAATTCTTTTCTGTAACATTACCACTATTATACCCTGCTGTATCCTTCAATGTTCTAATGAGTCTTATTGGCGGAATGAAGGTGTTTGATGTTATTTTCGCGATGACCAAAGGCGGACCAGGATATGCAACGGAAACCATCATGACTACATTGATTCGGGAAGGGTTCAATAGCGGCAGAAACGCCTATGCATCTGCTCTTGCGGTGGTATTTTTTATAGCCGTTTTTGTATTATCGCGAATTGTCATTACTTTCCTAAATAAGTGGGAAAGGAAGATCTCTTAA
- a CDS encoding carbohydrate ABC transporter permease: MKNKLIGKTFYRMGLISISALVFLPIYYLIITTFKSPSEAAASPLGLPKSLTFVNYAKALDAMNYLQAFKNNVIITGVAVILLVFFATMAAYVIARSKKKIIKMMYSIFLVGLIIPFQIAIVPLYQIISGLHLMNTHLGVILVSVFCINLPLSIFLLRGFINTVPIELEEAAFMDGCGTFRTFWLIIFPLLKPIISTVVILNTLAIWNDFLTPLLFLQSPEKAVLLQEVYKNVGPFSTDWTSFFPMLVMSTLPLVVFYILMQKRVIDGVVAGSVKG; encoded by the coding sequence ATGAAAAATAAACTAATAGGAAAGACTTTTTACCGTATGGGACTTATTTCAATCAGTGCTCTGGTGTTCCTGCCTATTTATTATTTGATTATTACCACGTTTAAATCTCCTTCAGAGGCAGCTGCAAGTCCTTTGGGCTTGCCTAAAAGTTTGACATTTGTAAACTATGCCAAAGCCTTAGATGCCATGAATTATCTTCAGGCATTTAAGAATAACGTAATCATTACGGGTGTAGCTGTCATCCTGCTGGTTTTCTTTGCAACGATGGCTGCCTACGTAATCGCTAGAAGTAAGAAGAAAATCATTAAAATGATGTATTCCATCTTTTTGGTAGGATTGATCATACCATTTCAGATTGCTATTGTCCCGTTGTATCAGATTATTTCTGGATTACACTTGATGAATACGCACCTCGGGGTCATTTTAGTCAGTGTTTTCTGTATTAATCTTCCATTGTCTATTTTTCTATTACGAGGTTTTATTAATACCGTCCCAATTGAATTGGAAGAAGCTGCATTTATGGACGGTTGTGGAACCTTTAGAACCTTTTGGTTAATCATCTTTCCGTTGTTGAAGCCAATTATTTCTACGGTTGTCATATTAAATACATTAGCCATTTGGAATGACTTCCTTACTCCATTATTATTCTTGCAGTCACCGGAAAAAGCCGTTCTACTGCAGGAAGTGTATAAAAATGTAGGGCCATTTTCAACAGACTGGACATCATTCTTTCCAATGCTTGTGATGTCAACACTTCCATTAGTTGTTTTCTATATCCTTATGCAAAAACGTGTAATCGATGGTGTTGTAGCGGGATCCGTGAAAGGCTAA
- a CDS encoding InlB B-repeat-containing protein, producing MTKIKKFISIILVTLVVLNISSMGVLTNKAFGETTESKKFVITFDPANGQEVKQVKIVKGKKLKEKKVPFSKMKKEGYDFLGWYNGQSNKYEVIFPFQPDQDITLVAKWGKHTPPSPVKKDGYRLIFDEEFNNANGKLDSTLWVDQYLSSWTRTPEFAKPIYKINNGVMNLQVKEDTPGWAPEYDGETRVSGFTTGNRNGLHNWNGTNVVRNPVDTQLTHINQYGYYEIRAKGQAGSSRHSAWWLLGFEDREEHSAEIDIFEILGNQQTAVPRAFHGWKDKDAFAVKDQGETFINAQANFHDEWHTFGMDWQNGTGAGAYPDKLVFYVDGKEVGSKNVNIDYPMIQLFSQYEKRAGGWTGPWEWMPYPNSFDIDYVRVYKKLSNGQKELSKKQLKVVHVEDSMVTVLKGQAALKQYTSSVNGHEGEVYTEPNLPNTKSYVNVTWNDGVITQEFVKWDPITQEDLVKLNNGESITKNGILPNLNKVAGITNPTLQIAVTTPPPPPPYTSENLGVANSQTELAKLFDSNLESNSGEFRFASNQLPNDKEVNIQYNFNKNVTLHSISFTTNFGQDQGIKKFKLAAWDSKTNSWVNHDKEYSIPWTAAGNTEIGETLKVEIDSLETSKIKMIITEVGLRWENKIAMREIAFN from the coding sequence ATGACGAAGATAAAAAAGTTTATTAGTATCATTTTGGTCACGCTAGTTGTTCTGAATATTAGTAGTATGGGTGTGCTAACTAATAAAGCCTTTGGTGAGACAACTGAATCTAAAAAATTTGTGATTACATTTGATCCTGCCAATGGCCAGGAAGTAAAACAAGTCAAAATAGTGAAGGGTAAAAAGCTTAAGGAGAAAAAAGTACCTTTTTCAAAAATGAAAAAGGAGGGGTATGACTTCCTTGGGTGGTACAATGGTCAAAGTAACAAATATGAGGTAATCTTTCCGTTTCAACCTGACCAAGATATAACCCTTGTAGCAAAATGGGGAAAACATACACCGCCAAGTCCAGTAAAAAAGGATGGATATCGGTTAATATTTGATGAGGAATTTAATAATGCTAATGGAAAATTAGATTCAACATTATGGGTGGACCAATATTTGTCATCTTGGACAAGGACCCCTGAATTCGCTAAACCCATTTACAAAATAAATAATGGAGTTATGAACCTACAAGTGAAAGAAGATACACCTGGATGGGCTCCGGAGTATGATGGGGAAACTCGGGTAAGTGGATTTACAACGGGAAATAGAAATGGACTTCATAATTGGAATGGTACCAATGTAGTGCGTAATCCTGTTGATACTCAGTTAACACATATTAATCAATATGGGTATTATGAGATCCGGGCAAAGGGTCAAGCTGGCTCATCAAGGCATTCTGCATGGTGGTTGTTAGGGTTTGAGGATAGAGAAGAGCACTCAGCAGAGATTGATATCTTTGAGATTCTAGGAAACCAACAGACTGCGGTTCCGAGAGCATTTCATGGTTGGAAAGATAAAGATGCTTTTGCTGTTAAAGATCAGGGAGAGACATTTATAAATGCCCAAGCAAACTTCCATGATGAATGGCATACATTTGGAATGGATTGGCAAAATGGTACGGGTGCAGGTGCATATCCTGATAAACTTGTATTTTATGTCGATGGAAAAGAAGTAGGAAGTAAAAACGTAAATATCGACTATCCTATGATTCAATTATTCTCTCAGTATGAGAAACGAGCAGGCGGATGGACGGGTCCATGGGAATGGATGCCCTATCCAAACTCTTTTGATATTGATTATGTAAGAGTTTATAAAAAGCTTTCTAACGGTCAGAAGGAATTATCAAAAAAACAACTGAAAGTGGTACATGTTGAGGATTCAATGGTAACAGTTCTGAAGGGACAGGCGGCTCTCAAACAATATACTTCAAGTGTGAACGGACATGAGGGAGAAGTATATACGGAGCCCAACTTACCAAATACAAAATCCTATGTCAATGTGACATGGAATGACGGTGTTATCACACAAGAGTTTGTAAAATGGGATCCGATTACACAGGAAGATTTAGTAAAGTTAAATAATGGAGAATCGATTACAAAGAATGGAATCCTTCCAAATCTAAATAAAGTTGCAGGTATAACAAATCCAACATTACAAATTGCGGTGACAACGCCACCTCCACCACCTCCGTATACGAGTGAAAACCTAGGAGTGGCAAACAGTCAAACTGAATTGGCGAAACTGTTTGATAGTAATCTGGAAAGCAACAGTGGAGAATTTAGATTTGCCTCTAATCAGTTACCAAATGATAAAGAAGTAAATATTCAGTATAACTTTAATAAGAATGTTACGTTACATTCTATTTCATTTACTACAAACTTTGGACAGGATCAGGGAATTAAAAAGTTTAAGCTGGCAGCATGGGATTCGAAAACGAATAGTTGGGTAAATCACGATAAGGAATATAGTATTCCTTGGACAGCTGCTGGAAATACTGAAATCGGAGAAACGTTGAAAGTTGAAATAGATTCTCTTGAAACATCGAAAATTAAAATGATCATTACGGAAGTAGGACTTAGATGGGAAAATAAAATAGCAATGCGCGAGATTGCATTTAATTAG
- a CDS encoding sigma-70 family RNA polymerase sigma factor translates to MLEGNDHAFRLLVEKYRNDVFRTVFAVLRDQKEAEDAAQEVFMKIYTSLPKYEHQGFKTWMTRIAVNHAIDVKRKQARRREEVVEALEQAALGTPRDSVEKEIIEQDQRRLVRKKLNEVPENYREVIYGFYIAEKSYQQMAEEQNVQVKTIETKLYRARSWMKKNWKEDDFS, encoded by the coding sequence GTGCTGGAAGGCAATGATCATGCCTTTCGTCTTTTGGTTGAGAAGTACCGCAATGATGTGTTCCGGACTGTCTTTGCTGTTCTTCGCGACCAAAAGGAAGCGGAAGACGCGGCACAGGAAGTGTTTATGAAAATTTACACCTCTCTCCCCAAATATGAACATCAGGGGTTTAAAACGTGGATGACACGGATTGCTGTGAACCATGCGATAGATGTGAAACGAAAACAGGCAAGACGAAGAGAGGAAGTTGTCGAGGCCCTCGAGCAAGCGGCATTAGGGACGCCGAGGGATAGTGTGGAAAAGGAAATTATTGAGCAGGATCAGCGCAGACTTGTGAGGAAAAAGCTGAATGAAGTACCTGAAAATTACCGCGAAGTGATTTATGGCTTTTATATAGCGGAGAAAAGCTATCAGCAAATGGCCGAGGAACAAAATGTCCAGGTCAAGACGATAGAAACAAAGCTGTACCGGGCCAGGAGCTGGATGAAAAAGAATTGGAAGGAGGACGATTTTTCATGA
- a CDS encoding anti-sigma factor family protein: MKHYSYDEWMEYVSDEINDQKREQLENHLYTCDQCLETYLQAVSANVTSLPVLSNESNFTDQIMAMVAPKAVPNTNNDLSTMETVQLVPDTNNTINTINTINNTVNRKKRFYQQAVFHYLLAAAATVLLMFSGAFQSLANYANSIESPQHIQEKKPSVTEGVINKTFAWMDSLEKKEADKK, from the coding sequence ATGAAGCATTATAGTTACGATGAATGGATGGAATACGTGAGTGACGAAATCAATGACCAAAAACGTGAACAGCTGGAAAATCACTTATATACATGCGACCAATGCCTAGAGACATACTTACAAGCAGTCTCAGCCAATGTAACATCCCTCCCAGTTCTTTCAAACGAAAGCAACTTCACAGACCAAATAATGGCAATGGTAGCGCCAAAGGCGGTGCCTAACACCAATAACGACCTTAGCACTATGGAAACAGTTCAATTGGTGCCTGACACCAATAACACTATTAATACTATTAACACCATCAACAACACGGTTAATAGGAAGAAGCGTTTTTATCAGCAGGCGGTGTTTCATTATTTGTTGGCGGCGGCGGCGACGGTTCTTTTGATGTTTTCGGGGGCGTTTCAATCGCTTGCCAATTATGCGAACTCGATAGAAAGTCCGCAGCACATACAGGAAAAAAAGCCTTCGGTGACGGAAGGGGTTATTAATAAAACATTTGCATGGATGGATTCACTAGAAAAGAAGGAGGCAGATAAGAAATGA
- a CDS encoding LPXTG cell wall anchor domain-containing protein yields the protein MSKWGKTVAGLALIGAGIGFLFRKRKGGEEV from the coding sequence ATGAGTAAGTGGGGAAAAACGGTAGCGGGACTGGCCTTAATCGGAGCCGGAATTGGGTTCCTTTTTAGAAAAAGAAAAGGGGGAGAAGAAGTATGA
- a CDS encoding diacylglycerol kinase: MKRARLIYNPTSGREVLKRNLPEILEKLEIAGYEASCHATTGAGDATAAARLAVERQYDVVIAAGGDGTIHEVVNGLAEQEYRPKLGIIPAGTTNDFARALHIPRDVGAAVDIITKGELIPVDIGRINDRYFINIAGGGRITEITYEVPSKLKTMLGQLAYYLKGMEMLPSIKASDLKIEYDGKLFEGEAMMFLVGLTNSIGGFEKLAPDASINDGLFSLLILKKVNLAEFTRIATLAIRGEHVNDPNVIYTQANRIKVYSDEKVQLNLDGEFGGLLPAEFENLYRHLEVFVPLDDIRPNDRPTDWESGKRYS, from the coding sequence ATGAAAAGAGCAAGACTGATTTACAATCCTACCTCAGGACGAGAAGTTTTGAAGCGGAATCTGCCGGAAATTCTTGAAAAATTAGAGATTGCCGGATATGAAGCATCCTGTCATGCAACGACGGGCGCGGGCGATGCAACAGCTGCAGCCCGGTTAGCTGTTGAACGCCAGTATGATGTGGTGATTGCAGCTGGCGGGGATGGAACGATTCATGAGGTCGTTAACGGCTTAGCTGAACAGGAGTATCGTCCGAAATTAGGCATTATTCCAGCAGGTACAACGAATGATTTTGCCCGAGCCCTTCATATTCCAAGAGATGTGGGAGCGGCCGTGGACATCATTACTAAAGGGGAGTTAATCCCTGTTGATATTGGCCGGATTAATGACCGATATTTTATTAATATTGCAGGCGGCGGCAGAATTACCGAGATTACATACGAAGTACCGAGTAAATTAAAAACGATGCTCGGCCAGCTAGCTTACTATTTAAAAGGGATGGAAATGCTCCCTTCAATAAAAGCATCGGATCTAAAGATTGAATATGACGGAAAGCTGTTTGAAGGAGAAGCAATGATGTTTCTAGTCGGGCTGACCAATTCAATTGGCGGATTTGAAAAGCTGGCGCCAGATGCTTCCATTAATGACGGTTTGTTTTCCCTGTTAATTTTGAAAAAAGTAAATCTTGCTGAGTTTACCCGGATTGCAACGCTAGCGATTCGCGGTGAGCATGTAAATGATCCAAATGTGATTTACACACAGGCCAATCGGATCAAGGTTTATTCTGATGAGAAAGTGCAGTTAAATTTAGATGGTGAATTTGGCGGCTTACTGCCGGCAGAGTTCGAGAATCTTTATCGTCATTTAGAGGTATTCGTGCCCCTTGATGATATTCGCCCAAATGACCGGCCGACAGACTGGGAGTCGGGGAAAAGATATAGCTAA
- a CDS encoding cysteine hydrolase family protein — MMRALINIDYTVDFVADAGALTCGEPGQAIEGKIVELTQQFIDQGDYVVFAIDVHDQGDEYHPETKLFPPHNLRGTSGRDLFGALQNVYDENKQKENVAFMDKTRYSAFAGTDLEIKLRERGITEVHLVGVCTDICVLHTAVDAYNKGFNIVVYKDAVASFNPAGHEWALGHFEQSLGAMVK, encoded by the coding sequence GTGATGAGGGCATTAATTAATATTGATTACACGGTTGATTTTGTTGCAGATGCGGGGGCGTTAACCTGCGGAGAGCCGGGCCAGGCGATTGAGGGGAAAATCGTTGAACTGACACAGCAGTTTATTGATCAAGGGGACTATGTTGTTTTTGCAATCGATGTCCATGATCAAGGGGATGAATACCATCCGGAAACGAAATTGTTCCCGCCGCACAATCTTCGCGGGACATCAGGCCGGGACCTATTTGGTGCACTCCAGAATGTTTATGATGAAAATAAACAAAAAGAAAATGTTGCTTTTATGGATAAAACAAGATACTCGGCATTTGCGGGGACAGACCTTGAAATCAAATTACGTGAGCGGGGTATTACCGAAGTCCACCTAGTTGGTGTTTGCACAGACATTTGCGTCCTCCACACTGCCGTGGATGCCTATAATAAAGGATTTAACATTGTCGTGTACAAGGATGCCGTTGCATCGTTTAATCCCGCAGGACATGAATGGGCGCTGGGACATTTTGAACAATCGCTTGGAGCTATGGTTAAATAG
- a CDS encoding nicotinate phosphoribosyltransferase, giving the protein MKHIYHDDSLTLHTDLYQINMAETYWRDGIHNKRAVFELFFRKLPFGNGYAVFAGLEKVIQFIQGFRFSEEDLDYLKNEVGYKDDFLEYLKDMRFTGSIHSMKEGELVFGNEPILRVDAPLGEAQLIETALLNIVNYQTLIATKASRIKQVVGSEVAMEFGTRRAQEMDAAIWGTRSAYLAGFEATSNVRAGKLFGIPVSGTHAHSMVQAYKDEYTAFHKYAETHKDCVFLVDTYDTLRLGVPNAIKVAKELGDKINFIGIRLDSGDLAYLSKEARKMLDEAGFTDAKIVASSDLDEYTIINLKSQGAKIDSWGIGTKLITAFDQAALGAVYKIVSIEDENGKMEDTIKISSNPDKVTTPGMKKVYRIINNTNHHAEGDYIAMEDEKLPEKRIRMFHPTHTYINKVVTNFTAKELHETIFVNGELVFEIPCLEESREYLRQNLDALWDEYKRILNPEDYPLDLSQKCWDNKMKNIEEVKEKVEAMKE; this is encoded by the coding sequence ATGAAACACATTTATCATGATGATAGTTTAACTCTGCATACAGATCTATATCAGATTAATATGGCAGAGACGTATTGGAGAGATGGAATACATAATAAACGTGCGGTCTTCGAACTATTTTTCCGCAAGCTTCCTTTCGGAAACGGCTATGCTGTTTTCGCAGGCTTAGAAAAAGTCATTCAGTTTATTCAAGGATTCCGTTTTAGCGAAGAAGACCTGGATTATTTGAAAAATGAAGTAGGGTACAAGGACGATTTTCTTGAATATTTAAAGGATATGCGTTTTACGGGCTCGATTCATTCCATGAAAGAAGGCGAGCTTGTCTTTGGCAATGAACCCATTTTACGGGTGGATGCACCTCTAGGGGAAGCACAGCTAATTGAAACCGCGTTGCTCAATATTGTGAATTACCAAACATTAATTGCCACAAAAGCCTCGAGAATTAAGCAGGTCGTTGGCAGTGAAGTGGCGATGGAATTTGGGACAAGACGGGCGCAGGAAATGGATGCAGCGATTTGGGGAACGAGATCTGCCTATCTTGCCGGCTTTGAAGCCACAAGTAATGTCAGGGCGGGAAAACTGTTTGGTATTCCTGTTTCGGGAACCCATGCCCATTCGATGGTCCAAGCCTATAAAGATGAATATACGGCCTTTCATAAATATGCAGAAACACATAAAGACTGTGTCTTTTTAGTGGATACGTATGATACCCTTCGTCTCGGCGTGCCAAATGCGATTAAAGTGGCTAAGGAACTGGGAGACAAGATTAATTTTATCGGGATCCGCCTAGACAGCGGCGACCTTGCATACCTATCTAAAGAAGCAAGAAAGATGCTGGATGAAGCCGGATTTACGGATGCGAAAATTGTTGCGTCAAGTGATTTAGATGAGTACACGATTATCAACTTAAAGTCGCAGGGTGCTAAAATCGATAGTTGGGGAATCGGCACCAAGCTGATTACTGCCTTCGATCAAGCAGCGCTCGGTGCTGTTTATAAAATTGTTTCGATTGAAGATGAGAATGGCAAAATGGAGGATACGATTAAGATTTCCTCTAATCCGGATAAGGTGACAACTCCGGGGATGAAAAAGGTTTATCGTATTATCAATAATACGAACCACCATGCCGAGGGAGATTATATCGCGATGGAGGATGAAAAGCTGCCGGAAAAACGTATCCGTATGTTCCATCCAACCCATACGTACATTAACAAGGTGGTAACGAACTTTACTGCAAAAGAGCTCCATGAAACTATTTTTGTCAATGGCGAGCTCGTTTTTGAAATCCCTTGTCTGGAGGAATCACGCGAGTATCTAAGACAAAATCTTGATGCATTATGGGACGAGTACAAGCGGATCTTGAATCCAGAGGACTATCCACTCGATTTAAGTCAAAAGTGCTGGGATAACAAAATGAAAAACATTGAAGAAGTGAAAGAAAAAGTAGAAGCGATGAAGGAATAA